In Aquila chrysaetos chrysaetos chromosome 10, bAquChr1.4, whole genome shotgun sequence, the following proteins share a genomic window:
- the FOXN1 gene encoding LOW QUALITY PROTEIN: forkhead box protein N1 (The sequence of the model RefSeq protein was modified relative to this genomic sequence to represent the inferred CDS: deleted 1 base in 1 codon), whose protein sequence is MVSLLQDQSTIKFSSSDTLERDQQDLMKTQGDSVSPVQQTDNPSYNCQAYESDSRTERKSSESSHSPSPASPAQDQIHGRYPTSQGIHCGKNKFKASFSTEKFRRYSYEESTVGNYDRFLKSSRNPFHPYKRQISEDVFQEAHQALPPESSPFKNARSIDGFEGLPGSTGPDESESFPTHIPNISTEQPWCNSIQYGTTGQDHGSQVMQDSDIKLRTSPLEGQPGLYCYQPQVQQMYCPSHPFHQYPSGGSYPVTYITSSHYPYQRIAPQSSQESQQPLFPKPIYSYSILIFMALKNSKTGSLPVSEIYNFMTEHFPYFKTAPDGWKNSVRHNLSLNKCFEKVENKSGNSSRKGCLWALNPAKIDKMQEELQKWKRKDPVAVRKSMAKPEELDTLIGDKSEKLRSSIMSCSPTGVASASLSRQMAVQSHSLCEPSLSSGIPQPLHSIHASGALHVKNPLPNLLGGQQTACYTSPQGFPQISSTLMQQSPDPQTLFPSGEAQSELRTQPSITQDSPLPAQTPPHCGVKMLTEHSTARTMQDTLMQEGDLSNDIDALNPSLTDFDLQGNLWEELKDDSLAVDPLVLISSSPTSSQCFPSHCQMDNSSSNNVNIQNGTPHSNLPDLQLTTLYSAFMELDTVSPAYLSNSGSKPIALM, encoded by the exons ATGGTTTCATTACTCCAAGATCAATCTActattaaattttcttcttcgGACACTCTGGAAAGGGATCAACAAGACCTCATGAAGACACAGGGGGATTCAGTATCCCCAGTTCAGCAAACT GATAATCCCAGCTATAACTGCCAAGCATACGAGTCAGacagcaggacagaaaggaagagttCAGAGTCTTCtcacagccccagccctgcttctcCAGCCCAGGATCAAATTCATGGGAGATATCCTACAAGCCAAGGAATCCACTGTGGCAAGAACAAATTTAAAGCGTCTTTCAGTACTGAAAAATTCAGACGGTACAGTTACGAGGAAAGTACTGTAGGAAATTATGACAGGTTTCTCAAGAGCAGCAGAAACCCCTTTCACCCTTACAAGAGGCAGATCAGCGAAGATGTCTTCCAGGAAGCACATCAAGCCCTCCCACCAGAAAGTTCACCCTTCAAAAATGCTAGAAGCATCGACGGTTTTGAGGGTCTACCAGGATCTACAGGTCCTGATGAGTCAGAGTCATTTCCTACACACATTCCAAACATCTCCACAGAACAACCATGGTGTAACAGCATCCAATACGGCACCACAGGCCAAGATCACGGTTCACAAGTCATG CAGGATTCAGACATCAAGCTTAGGACATCCCCACTGGAAGGGCAGCCTGGTTTGTATTGCTATCAGCCTCAAGTGCAGCAGATGTATTGCCCCTCACATCCTTTCCATCAG TATCCCTCAGGAGGCAGCTATCCTGTGACTTATATTACTTCTTCACACTACCCTTACCAAAGAATTGCTCCTCAAAGCAGTCAAGAATCCCAGCAGCCTCTATTTCCCAAACCCATCTACTCCTACag CATCCTGATCTTCATGGCACTCAAAAACAGCAAGACAGGGAGTTTGCCAGTCAGTGAGATCTACAATTTCATGACGGAACACTTTCCTTACTTTAAG aCAGCTCCAGATGGCTGGAAGAATTCTGTACGCCACAACTTATCTTTGAACAAATGCTTTGAGAAAGTTGAGAACAAGTCAGGCAATTCTTCTCGGAAAGGCTGTTTGTGGGCTCTGAATCCAGCCAAAATTGATAAGATGCAGGAGGAGcttcagaaatggaagaggaaagacccAGTTGCTGTAAGGAAGAGTATGGCAAAGCCAG aAGAACTTGACACACTGATAGGCGACAAAAGTGAAAAGCTGAGATCTTCAATCATGTCCTGCAGTCCGACTGGTGTTGCAAGTGCATCCCTTTCCAGACAGATGGCAGTCCAATCCCATTCCTTATGCGAGCCCTCTCTTTCCTCCGGTATACCACAGCCATTACATAGTATCCACGCATCAGGAGCTCTACATGTCAAGAACCCATTACCAAATTTGCTCGGGGGCCAGCAAACTGCGTGCTATACATCACCACAGGGTTTTCCTCAAATCTCAAGTACATTAATGCAACAGTCACCTGATCCTCAGACCCTATTTCCTTCTGGGGAGGCTCAAAGTGAACTCAGAACTCAGCCCAGCATCACCCAGGATTCTCCACTGCCGGCTCAGACCCCCCCCCAT TGTGGTGTGAAGATGCTGACAGAGCACTCCACAGCGAGGACAATGCAGGACACGCTCATGCAGGAAGGAGATCTCAGCAATGATATCGATGCTCTTAATCCATCCCTGACTGATTTTGATCTCCAAG GAAATCTTTGGGAGGAGCTGAAAGATGACAGCCTAGCTGTGGATCCCTTAGTTCTCATTTCATCATCCCCAACGTCTTCCCAGTGTTTCCCTTCTCATTGCCAGATggataacagcagcagcaacaacgTCAACATCCAAAACGGAACTCCACACAGCAACTTACCCGACCTACAGCTCACTACTCTTTACTCTGCCTTTATGGAATTGGATACAGTGTCTCCTGCCTACCTAAGTAATTCTGGATCCAAACCTATAGCACTAATGTGA